CCACGTCCTCTCTGGGGTGTCATACTCCAGCTTGTCCTTTGAAGACAGCATCCAGTACTTCCAAAGActttcatgcacacacacatagaaaacTGCCTTTGTCCTCCAAGCGTCTGATGAGCGGTGGTACCCTAGGGGTTGAGGGAAACAGGCCCACAGAGCGTTTTGGAAGGGAAGTTTTgggttttgaaatgtttttgttttatttttgtgtttgctctccTGCCATCTGCTCTGTCGTAGCTATTTGAGCTCCATCCACTGGGAGTGTAATGGGACAACAGAGACCGTCTGTTCCTGTTTTAGCCAATTATGTGGCAGACGAAGCGTAAAACAgatgagaaaacaaaacagacttgATGCCGATATGAAGTCGGGCGCAAAATGGTTATGCCAAATATCACTCGGTGGTGATAAAACGGTTTTCTGCTAAAATTAGCTTTGGAACGTGAATATCGGTTAATTTATTCTAATATGTTTATGCGTTTTAGGCAATGGTGGGGATCTTGCAGGGCAAGGCCCGAGGTGGGGAAGAAGAAAGCATCCTGATGCATGACCTGAAGCCATTCCGCATCCTCATCAGTCTTCTGGACAAACCGGAGCTCGGTAACCTTCCTCGATACGTAGTCAAAACTGTGTCGTGCGCTGTGAATGACGTGTGTTCGTCACACAGGTGTCGCACATTCAGTCCAATCTACTATAactatactgtatatgtgtgttaaAGGTCCAGCAATCCTAGAAGATGTGCTTATTGAGGTGTTTCGAACCCTTCACACACAGTGCCGAACAGAACTTAACCTCCAGAACCAGAGTCCGTTCAGTAAAgaccacacacacctcagcaggTCGGTGCATTCCTCTGCTTTTATCTCTCCTCTATTGACTGCAGTACAAGTATGACACGAAAATGAATGTCTTGATGCTATTTTGGTTTTTTGGATGATGCAGCTCACCCTTCCTTTACCTGCACAGTAGCCAGaggctgaaagaggaggaatGATATAAATGATTTATTGTCATCTATTTATAATATCTCATTGAGGAGATGATTTTACATTCTGTTTTAGTAAACTCAGAGAGAATAAGAAGACAGCCGAACTGATTAAAACAGCCAACCTCCTGTTCAACTCCTTTGAACCGTATTACATGTGGGACTACATTGCTCGCTGGTTCGAAgagtgctgcaggtgtgtgcaaaTGTCTGCAATTTAAAGGTGCCATAGTTTCATGTGAGGGCGCacatacatttgaaaataaacacaaatatggCTTTGTTTTAGGAGGACAATGAACGGCAGCACTCGTGGACCACGGCATGCTGGGAGTTTAGATCCTCTCGAGTTCTCACTGGTGGAGTTCTGTCAGCTTGTTGATTTTCTGTTAGATATTGTTTCCTTGGTGAGTTTCTTTCCTCGTCTATCTGGctgttccatttcttttttatctcttcattttccttttgactgttgctgttgctttgTCTTCACTTTTTATTCTGATcagtttttcattattttcctcaCTTCTTTCAATGGTTTAATTGCCATCTCATTATTGGTTTCATCTTTTAGCCACTTCCCTTACTTTTATAGCCCCCTTTTCTTTATTCCATCTTATTTGTTTCTCACTTTTGGGTCAGACACACATCTTGAATCCCTCCCTCTATTTCCATTCCACCATTGGATCCATTTTGAGATGTGTTACCCACCATTAGGGGAGTGTGTCAGTGCATCACCTCTCTGCATCTTgcatctctctgtctgtttgcAGTGCCTCCACAGGCTCAGACAAAGCTTGTGTTTAgttgttgttcttttctttgctgaAATTAGCATTTGGATCATCtcagaaatgtgtttgtttttacaatATTTTCAAACTGATGAGTTTGGAAATCCCCAACTCCTCTATTACCCCGTTtaaatgcttgtgtgtgtgagagagagatagagtgtgatagtgtgtttgtgagtgctGAGAAGGACGTGTGAGGTCACCGTGTGTTTCTGGAAGGTATGGCCTGTGCTCCGCTTGCTCCTGTCTGTTCAAACTATCTGCTCTTTTTCCTTGAAGCCTACTAGAAGCATGAGGGTAATCTGCCAGGTAAAGTACTGCTCTTTCCTGCTTTTTCACCTCACTCTGCTTCACTGAGGCTATGATAACATTTCTGCAACATCCTGCCAGCATCCCTCAGGTCATCCTGGCCTGCTTTGAGGGATCATTTCTGACTAAGAACCTGTTACAAATGATCCAAAGGATGAAGAGGGATTATAACTGTAATTTCACATGGTATAAACTCATTtggctggtgttttggtgtggaTCTTGTGAAAATGGAATCTCTGCCCAGTGTGTGTCCCTTCATTTAAGCTTACATGcatttatatgctaatgctgacatattttaaagaaatatgttttgtttttttaaaaatcacttcATGTTTTAATGCTAATTTTATAATAATGTATTCCTTTTTGCTCATTTTACTTTCATAACAATTTTTGACTGTTAGGTCATAATAATTGTATAGAATAGCACAACTATACAGAGCTAAAGAGCTTTTCACAGTAAGGCCAATAAGTCTGTTCTGTTCATTTGTCATAAATTCAAGTCATAAATGTAGCAAGCTGTGTAAGAAATTACCAAAAAACATGTGGTTAGATGAATAACTGAGTCATAAAGTATAAAATGTATCATTCTCACCTTCACCCAAATGCAAGATAATCACatctgaaatgtaaatgtttacatACCCATCCAGGAGACCTACATAGAAATCCAGACAGAGCAtcttcctcagctgctgctgcgcatGGTGTCGGCTCTGACCTGTCATCTGCAGGTCCTGGGCCTTGCAGAACTCACCCACTGCCTCCGTCTTTGCTCCAAGATCCTCAGCAAGGTGCAGCCACCGCTGGTGTCCCCTCTGACCCTGTCTGGCCCCCtggccagctccaccagcaacaccttgaattcagcaagggagaagaccaaagagaaggtgaataaataattatttttttgtaaCTCTTTTGTATAATAGATTAAATAGAAATTGCTCACAGTCACAGGAACACAAGTGATGGCACTGCCTGGTCAGTCTCTTTGTAAAATACTGCCAGCTGATGAGTCTGTTCTTGCTCTGATCCTGTACAAGCTTTTGATGGGACATGACACATGTTTTTGCCATTATCAAACAAATCCCAGTTTGACCAACTTCCTATAAAGTAACACTCTCATCAGTCCCTGGTCGAGGGGTCCTATCACAACCTCAGCCAGCCGCCAGCCTCCTGCCCTGTGATGCTGTTCGCTGGTTGAGCCCATGACTGTCCCTGCCATTCCATGCCTTTTACATGTGTTCAAAGAGTgatatcaaatatttatttaatatcaCTGTCCTGGttctcccagtcccagtcccccAACTTAAATGTGAAGTGTTCAGCAATTCACTGAGGTGGAAAAAAACTGGTCAGTCAAATATCCCCAAGCCTGAAGATGTAGAGCAGCTCAGTTCTTTGAGATGAGGCTCGTGGGGTAGGAAAGAGAAGTAAAAAGACAAGGTACTCTACTAACAGCTGAGCCCAGTGTACAGTTTCTTTTTTAGGAGGAGTAGGCATGCCTGAAAGGTCTCCTGGGTCAACCAACTATTGTAGTGGAAAATATTCCTCATGTATCAACTGAATATTATTCCACCCCCATACAGAGGGGCATATAGAGCGTGTCTTGTCTAGGCCATCTGAGTCCGCAATCAAAATTGTCAGGCTCCCAAAGGACTGCCacaaaaatgagtaaaatgGATCAGTCTACATAAGTTTCTCATTCAAAAGCTAAAGGAATGGAATACCAATAGATACATCCTGATGACCAGCTAATTCAGCACATAGCCTTCTTGAACCTCTTTGGAAATACTAATCTACATTTATTTCTCATAATCTTTTATgtcttccttttctgtctccctctacCCTCCTGTAGGCTTTGTCTCCACCTCTGGAGGTACCTGGCAGCGAGGAGGTATTTGAAGATGTGGAAAACCAAGCCAGCAGTCGCTCCTCTGAAGGTGGCTTCACAGATTTTATACAGTACCAGggagagggaacagaggagaCAAGTGAGCAGGCTTCTAATCCTCACCCAACAGTCAAAACAGGCCGCAGACCCTCTTCAGGGCCCATTCATAAAAAGGACAAACTGGTGATGCAGTGTTGCCTTGAGAACTTCCAGCAGTTTCTCTCTCGACTCATCACCCTGTATATTACCCCTTGTCACGTGGATAAAGTTGGAGGTGCTAGAGATGAACTCATGCTGCCAGGGCCTCTGGTGGTAGACGGCTGCCGGCCTAGTGGTCACACAGAGCCGAGGCCTGTCCAGTGGGAGTGTGTTGCTGCTTTTACTGCTGCCTGTCAGCTTTTCTTAGAATGCTCCAGTTTCCCTGTCTACATTGCAGAGGGCAACCTCAAATCATCACCGACACAGGAAGAGCCGTTTGGTGAGTACTTAATGCCGCTTTATGGGAGGTTCAACAACTTTTGAATGTTAAATATTTACCTACTCCCCTTATTCATTACAGACAGTGAGCAGGTCTGTTTACCAGCATGGCTTCAGACCTTGATGGATGCCTGCTGCTTTGCCTCTGACTTCAGCCTTCAGGGTGTGGCCATTTCCTTACTCATGGATCTCGTAGGGCTGACCCAgtcagttgccatggtgacagctGAAAGTGCAGCATCTGGCAACAGCTCTGAGCCCGTCCAGCCCATGAGTCCCAGTCAGGGTCGGGTAGCTGTCATCATCAGGCCACCACTCACTCAGGGAATCCTAAAGCACATCGCTGAAAAAACTAAAGTCTTCAAGGTAGAAGCTTTTGTTTGAGCTTGTAATACTTGTGGTATTTTTGACATCAACATATTCCTAAAACTTGTTCCCAGAGTGTAGCACTGATTCTGTGGAACCAGCTGAGTGAAGGAACACCTCAGCACCATCAGCGCAGTGTGGAGCTCTTCTACCAGCTCCACAACCTGGTGCCTTCCTCAAGCATCTGTGAGGACGTCATCAGCCAGCAACTCATGCACAGAGACAAGGTTACAACAATGCCATAGCAACACATATGCcatgtttttagttttttttaacagtcatACAGTCTGGATGAAATTCTgaagccttttttcctttcagagaATACGGTTGGAGGCCCATGTTAAGTTCTCAGTGTTATGGCATTTGACAAGAGATTTGAACATGAACAAGTCCTCTCCCTTCATTCGCACATTTGACAGGTGGGTTAATACAATAAAACTCCCTAATTTAGTTAAAATCAACCAGCCTTTCACTACTTTGACGACAAAACCTGATGTTAGAGTATTATAAGACAATGTCATTCAGTCAACAGATTGAAGTCCATCAAGgctaattattattatgttcTACGTAATACTTACATTTTCAGGACTTTAGgacttttgtgtttcttttcactTTGTCTTTCAGATCTCTTTACATCATGCTGGACAGTCTGAGTTATTGGGACCCATGTACCAGCGCTGTTGGTCGGGCATGGCTGAATCAGGTTCTTCAGAGGCATGACATTGCTCGGGTTTTAGAACCacttctccttctgcttctccacccCAAGACCCATAGAGTATCCATTCAGAGAGTACAGTCACAACACCACTTAACCCATGGCTTCCCTGAAGCACCTGAGCAGGGACCATTGCAACCCATTTACAACAGGGACTCGGGCCTCTCAGACAGTGAGTTACAAGCAACACTTCTGTATTTTGACCCATTCTAAGAAATactcaattttatttatttccttcctttgtcttttctttagATTTTAGTCGAATCCATGGGGTGTGCAAAGCCAACCAGGATCTCCCAGGCCTAGGGATGGGTGACATGGAGCCAGTCTGTCTCACTGTCAACCCACTGAGTGACAGCCTTTCTGTTCTCAGCCTGAGCAGTGAGAATTTACAATTAGTGGGTGAATATCAGCCTGCCgagcagcagggggagctcCAGAGCTGTGATTCCAGTGCTTCACGTTCATCAACATTAGAAAATGGCAGCTTTGAAGAGGCAGAGGGTTTGAGCAACACAGTCAATAGCTCACACCCTCAACCTGGTTGCACAAATGATGTTTCTGAGGACTCAATAGAGGAGGTTGTGTCAGCTGTAATGAAAGAGGTTATCGATAGAGTTTTGAGTTTAATAGATGAGGCGCCTCTTGACATTTCCCCTCCATTTGAAGTCTGGCCCCAGACAGATACGGACAGCACTTCCTCAGATACCTCCACTGGTCTCCGTCTTGATTCTGATCTGCCTCTTATCCCCCACCATCAAACTTTACCAGAGCTGTTAGCTGAAGGCACATTGGAGTTACTCTCTGTTACACCAGTGGACACGTCTAATGGGCAGCAGCACAAGGAGGGTATCACTCGACACAGCTCATCACCTTCCATCGTCACTCTGCCAAATGGCACCGAATCGGCCAACTCGGATCACTTGCTTGTGGATGATCCTCAGGCACGCAAACGTAGCCATAGCAGCACCCAGCTCAGCCTTAAAGGGAAGATCATGGAGAGGCTGGCAGACAAATCTCCAGGCGCCAAGCCCAAAATCAAAAAAGccaaaaggaaagaggaggagaggcagaaaaagatgGCAAATCAAGCCGAGAAACTTCGGCCACCCAGCATTTTCTTTGGGgacagtctggatctggaaaaTTGGTATAGTTGTGGGGAGGGTGAGGTGTCAGAGATTGAAAGTGACACTGGCTCACCCATTGGGGGAACCAGTGGGGGAGGTGTTCGGGTGGCGGCACGCAGATCATCCTCTGCCCCGCCCCGTTTCAACATCCATCCGCTCTACCAGCATGTGCTTCTCTACCTCCAACTGTATGACTCCTCCCGAGCCCTCCACGCCCTCTCAGCCATTGTAGCAATATTGAGAGCTGCACCCTCAGGCTTTGTCAGTGCAATCTCCACTACCAGCATCAACAACACATACACTCCACAGCTCTCTTTGCTCCAAAACCTCCTCGCCCGTCACAGGGTCTCTGTCATGGGCAAAGACTTTTACTCCCCCATCCCGCAGGACTCACACTCCCATACATTCCGCAGTGCGATGTACCTTGAGATCATCATCTCACTCTGCCTGTACTTCCTAAGAAGCTATTACTCTGCTCATGTGTCAGCAGGCCCTCAGGACCTGGCAGGGAACCGGGCTATGCAGCTAACAAGTGTCGAGGTTTTAACTCTCCTGTTCAGCGAACTAGTCAAAGTCACGGGTGGCTCAGCTAAGGGCTTTGCTAGTTTCATCAGCGATGTCCTCTCTAAGTGCAAAGTTCAGAAGGTGGTTCTTCATTGTCTGCTCTCTTCCATATTCAGCGCCCAGAAATGGCATGACCAACGGGTGGCGGGCGTCAATATGGCTTCAGTGGAGGAAGGTCTGTCAGAGGACAGCATTATCAACCTTTCAGAGGACCAAATAGACAGTTGTAGCTCTGTCCAGTCCCAGCTTCTCAGGCTGCTGCAAAGTCTTGTTGTGTTGGAACACCGGGTTTTAGGACCAGCTGATGAAGGAGTAGACGGAGGGCCAGCCACAGGAGtagctggtggtggggggacaggaagtggtgctgGGGCTGGTTTCGAGTTTTTGGGTGGAGAAGTGGAGCATGTCAACCCTCAGCAGCCAATGACATCCCTGCAGTACCTGCACggacagccaatcacagcacagGGTATGTTCCTGTGTGCGGTGATCAGGGCTTTACATCAACACCATGCATGTAAGATGCACCCCCAGTGGATTGGACTCATCACAGCCACCCTTCCATACATGGGCAGGGTGCTCAGGAGGGTGGTGGCCTCGGTCACGTTGCAACTCTGCCGAAATCTGGATAATCTTCTCCAGCAGTACCGCTATGAGACTGGAATAACTGACAAAAGGTATCAGCATGAGTTTTCCCAACACGATGACTTGTTTTAAGTAGAGTGTAAGCGTTTAATTTCTTAGTCAAATAAAATTGTTGAGCCAGGGTTACATCACTAGAATGTGATCTCAGATTTGTATGGCCTCATCAACTTCCTACCTACCAATTGTGATTTCCTAGACCCAGTGATGCATTTAAGAAATTGTATACTTCAATAACTGTTATCTTATCTTGTAGGCCCCAGTGGATGGCCCTCTGCATCCCTCCTGACCTGATTCTGACGGTGCTGGAAGGGGTGACGGCCATCATCCATTACTGTCTGCTTGATCCCACTTCCCAGTATCACCAGGTGAGGGCACCATAACACCGGTTTTAGAAAATCTGACCAATTCGTTTAGCATATAACTTTTTTCCATTGGTGTGTGAtttgtattgattttttttattgctcttGTATATTCAATCTTTCAGTTACAAGTGAGTGTTGACCAGAAGCATTTGGCTGAAGCTCGACTAGGGAttctgtccattctccacaccaTTATGTCATCTGTGACCCTGCTGTGGAGCGTTCTCCATCAGGCTGACAACTCAGACAAgccagctgctgcctctgctgcttccacttcCAATATCAACTTGGGATCCACTAAGGTACCACACACAACAAATGTACACTATGTTGCCAAAAGTAGTCTCTCACCCATCCAAATCATTTAATTCAGGTATTCCAATCACTCCCATGTCCACACCTCTGTAGAATCAAGCACCTGGGCTTCCAGGCTGCCTCTACAGATGTTAGTTAAAGAACGGATCGCGCCCATGAGCTCAGTGACTGTGCAATTAGTCCATTTGTGAAATTTTCTTGCTgcttatattattatattataatatattcCACAGTCAGCTTTAACAAAGTGGAAGTGATTGGGAACAACAGCAACTCATAAAAACTAAATCTCAGAGCAGACTGGTCCTTGTCTGGCTGCACTGTGCCAAGTGTAAAGTTTGGTGGAGGGGTGGATTATGGTgtggggctgtttttcaggaGTTGGGCTTGACCCCATAGGAATTCTTAATGCTTCAGCCTGCCAAGGCATTGTGGTCATTTTCATTATCCAAACTTTGTGGGAACTGATTGTGGATGGCTCTTTCCTGTTCCAACATGACTGCACACCAGTACACAAAGCAAAGCCTTCCCAGAAGAGTTGGAGCTAGCAAAAACACTATTCCATTCTCACACAAGCCCTTGTCAAAGCGATCACAATAGCAGTTAATATAAATCAACCTAAAACTTCCTTTCTTACATCTGTTTTAAAGAACCTCAGGCAGCAAATCCTGGAGCTCCTGGGTCCAATTTCCATGAACCACGGCGCTCACTTCATGGCAGCAATTGCGTACGTTTGGAATGAGAGGAAACAGGTCATGACGGCTGTCAGAAATAAGGTTGGCATTTCAGCaacttatttttaatatcaTGAATATCCCTTTAGAGCTATTTGCCATTTATCACATTATTCCCACATATTCCAGGTAATTCCTTTAGCCAGTGAAGAGCAGCTACTGCTGGTGGAACTGGTTCGTTCGGTGAGCGCCATGCGCACTGAGACGGTCATCCAGACAGTGAGAGAGGTCCTGAAGCAGCCCCCGGCCATCGCAAAGGATAAGGTAGGTATTTGCTTCTGAACTCTGTTCCCATCTCCTTGGCCTTTAGCAGCTACTGTATACTAACTTAGGACTGTttgaacattttacatttaaaatttctttttCAAACGTCCCAGAAACACCTGTCCTTGGAGGTCTGTATGCTGCAGTTCTTCTACGCTTATGTCCAGCGGTGAGTCCACTTCTTCCTAACTACAGTACATGCCAGTATCTGGTGTGATGATAGTATTTTAATATACCGGTTTTGTTCTTGGTTTTGTTCCCTAGAATCCCTGTGTCCAGTTTGGTTGATAGCTGGCCATCTCTGCTGGCCCTACTTAAAGACTCAGTGCCTTTAGGTCTGCCTGCCCCTGGACAGTTTCTGATACTGGGGTCAGTTTCTCTTCATTCTCTCATAAATTGTCTTTTTAACTTAATGCTAACTGGGGAATAACTTAAAACAGTTCTGGTTAATGGAAGTCAAAGTCTTAGTGAGACTCTTAAATGATCTTATTGATCTGTGGAGGATACTCCTTCTTTTTTGAACCTTTTGttccttcatttatttaacacaGTCCATTTGTCTTTGCTTCCTTCAGGGTTTTGAATGAGTTCATTTTAAAGAATCCGAATCTGGAGAGCAAGAAAGATCAACGGGAGCTGCAGGTCTTCTTCTCATTGAGTTTATTCCTGGATAATGGAATTTTGAGCCGCTTGGGGGTTTTCGATCTACTGTCATACGTAATTCcaaattccttttttctttaggATGTAACCCATAAAGTGGTGGAGGCCATCGTCACCATTGCAGGCTCCTCTCTGGAGCAAACCACATGGCTGAGAAGAAACCTGGAAGTCAAAGCTTCTCCACAGATTATTGTGGATGGAACCAACCTAGAAGCTGATGTAGAAAGtaaatttattttgattttaagtTGTATGTTGAAAGtgcttttcctttgttttggtATCATTTCAGGCAACTTAAGCTGCCAGTGAGGAAATGTTCCatgttttttattgtgtttttgttggatATGTGTTATAATGTAAGGGATTATTATAATCCAGCTAAATTGCTTGTGACAATAATCTGCAACTTTGTGATTTGTGATGCTAAAACTGAATACAGACTCCTTGCAGGCATAAAACTGAAGGCAGTTTACAAACATCTACCCCGGGTGTTTCAGTATTAGAGTATTAGTGTTTCCTGTATTGAACATGCTGTTAATCTCTGCTAATCTCTTTTTGTAGATTTAATGTTCACAGTGATGGAAGCCTCCAACTTCACTCCGTCGGTCTACAGtgttcacgctctcacactttTGGCTGAGGTAAAACATTAACCCATCTGTTGTTTATCGGGCAGCTGTCAGCAGGTGGTcctgatgttgtttttttcctcttcattaTGTCCCAAGTTGCTCTCACTCATATTTAACAGCAGTGTTAAGGTCGGTTGTGCCCAGACATCCCTCTGCAGGGTGATAACACGCCCTTAGCGAGCAGTTTAGAGCTGATTTATGACCTGATTGCCTCCCACTTCAGTCATTATCAGTGAAACGATGAATCAAAATCTTAGAATCATTGaccattttgttcttttctttgctaCTAGTGGGAttgcgttttaaaaaaaattattctaGATCACGTTATGAATTTTAACAGTTCATGCTTTGGTTATCAACCCTCTGATCCCAATTTAATGATGTGAAATATCTATATTGATATCACGTCATTGAATCATATGGGACTGCTGTATCTTAACTGTCACATGTTGATTTGCATATTCTGCACCATTATTACGTCTCTATAATAAATGCATCAGAATTGTCTGTCCTGTTGAAaattggctgatttttttttcccatcaggtGCTGGCTCATCTGCTGGACATGGTGTTCTATAGTGATGAGAAGGAGAGAGTGATTCCCCTCCTGGTTAATATTATGCACTATGTTGTGCCCTATTTGCGTAACCACAGGTGAGAATAATCACAAATTCTCACAGAGTATTCACATTATAACAGCTTTGATCTATATATTATAGCTTACAGCAGGTGAAATGTTAAATGCAAAGATGAGCAGCATGCACTGAAATCACAAGTCTGtttccctgctcctcctgacagcacTCACAATGCTCCCAGTTACCGGGCTTGCATCCAGCTGTTGAGCAGCCTCAGCGGGTACCAGTACACCCGCCGTGCCTGGAAGAAGGAGGCCTTTGACCTCTTCATGGACCACACCTTCTTCCAGATGGATTCCTCCTGCGTCAGCCAGTGAGTGgacagaaatgatgatgatgatgatgatgatgatggattgCTTTTGTCAGTTCTGGATTGGTCGTAGAGTTGTGCGTGCTGTTGGCTTTCTTACTCCTAGCAATGCTGACCAGAGTTTGACCgttgattgttgttttttttcagctgGAGAGCCATTATTGACCACTTGATGACCCATGACAAGACCACATTTAGAGACCTCATGAGTAagctttattatttataaaCTGTGGGTGGTTCAAAACCAGTTACAATACTCTGCATTTCTTTAAATGTACCTCTGTAAGGTATGTTGAGACataataatgttttatttttagtccCTCTCTGTTCAGATTTGCCTCGGGGGCTTCAGTCAGTGAAGCTTTATATCCTTAGACCTAATTATACCTTTGCTTCCCTACAGCCCGGGTTGCAGTCGCCCAGAGCAGCTCTCTGAGCCTGTTTACCAACAGAGACGCCGAACTGGAGCAGAGAGCCATGCTGCTCAAACGTTTGGCTTTCACCATCTACAGTAGCGAAGTGGACCAGTACCAGAAGTACCTGCCAGACATACAGGGTAAtttgcctacacacacacacacacacacacgttcatctGAGACTAATTTCCCAAAAATATAATCGTCCTTTGAGAAGCTAAAACGCGTGACTCTGTGTTCAGAGCGCCTGGTGGAGAGCCTGCGTCTCCCTCAGGTGCCCATCCTCCACGCTCAGGTGTTCCTGTTCTTTAGAGTGCTGCTCCTGCGTATGTCACCTCAACACCTGACCTCACTGTGGCCCACCATGATAACCGAACTGGTGAGAATCAGACCTCGCTGCTCTCAGCCTCACATACTCGCTGTGGACTGACAAACACTCTCGCATATACATGTTACAGGTTCAAGTCTTTcttctgatggagcaggagctgaCAGCAGATGAAGACATGTCAAGGTAAATCCGTTGACACTCCAAACCAGATTATTAGAGCAGATGAACAGCATGAAAAATATATTGAGTTCTCCTTTTACTTTCTGTTGGCAGGACCTCAGGGCCTTCTGTGGCTGGGTTGGAGACAACCTATTCTGGTGGAAATGGCTTCTCCACCTCCTACAACAGTCA
The DNA window shown above is from Takifugu flavidus isolate HTHZ2018 chromosome 10, ASM371156v2, whole genome shotgun sequence and carries:
- the dop1a gene encoding protein dopey-1 isoform X1, producing MNTEEVELLSDSKYRNYVAAVDKALKNFEYSSEWADLISALGKLNKVLQNNAKYQVVPKKLTIGKRLAQCLHPALPSGVHRKALETYEIIFKIIGPKRLAKDLFLYSSGLFPLLSNAAMSVKPVLLGLYETYYLPLGKTLKPGLQGLLTGVLPGLEEGSEYYDRTNTLLEKVAAAVEQSAFYSALWGSILTSPAVRLPGVSFVLLHLNRKLSMEDQLYVMGNDIELMVEAVSTSVQDSSVLVQRSTLDLILFCFPFHMSQATRPDMIRILSAALHVVLRRDMSLNRRLYAWLLGFDNNGGAIGPRSTRQSNPEEHASQYFNMFSKDMLVQAMVGILQGKARGGEEESILMHDLKPFRILISLLDKPELGPAILEDVLIEVFRTLHTQCRTELNLQNQSPFSKDHTHLSSKLRENKKTAELIKTANLLFNSFEPYYMWDYIARWFEECCRRTMNGSTRGPRHAGSLDPLEFSLVEFCQLVDFLLDIVSLPTRSMRVICQETYIEIQTEHLPQLLLRMVSALTCHLQVLGLAELTHCLRLCSKILSKVQPPLVSPLTLSGPLASSTSNTLNSAREKTKEKALSPPLEVPGSEEVFEDVENQASSRSSEGGFTDFIQYQGEGTEETSEQASNPHPTVKTGRRPSSGPIHKKDKLVMQCCLENFQQFLSRLITLYITPCHVDKVGGARDELMLPGPLVVDGCRPSGHTEPRPVQWECVAAFTAACQLFLECSSFPVYIAEGNLKSSPTQEEPFDSEQVCLPAWLQTLMDACCFASDFSLQGVAISLLMDLVGLTQSVAMVTAESAASGNSSEPVQPMSPSQGRVAVIIRPPLTQGILKHIAEKTKVFKSVALILWNQLSEGTPQHHQRSVELFYQLHNLVPSSSICEDVISQQLMHRDKRIRLEAHVKFSVLWHLTRDLNMNKSSPFIRTFDRSLYIMLDSLSYWDPCTSAVGRAWLNQVLQRHDIARVLEPLLLLLLHPKTHRVSIQRVQSQHHLTHGFPEAPEQGPLQPIYNRDSGLSDNFSRIHGVCKANQDLPGLGMGDMEPVCLTVNPLSDSLSVLSLSSENLQLVGEYQPAEQQGELQSCDSSASRSSTLENGSFEEAEGLSNTVNSSHPQPGCTNDVSEDSIEEVVSAVMKEVIDRVLSLIDEAPLDISPPFEVWPQTDTDSTSSDTSTGLRLDSDLPLIPHHQTLPELLAEGTLELLSVTPVDTSNGQQHKEGITRHSSSPSIVTLPNGTESANSDHLLVDDPQARKRSHSSTQLSLKGKIMERLADKSPGAKPKIKKAKRKEEERQKKMANQAEKLRPPSIFFGDSLDLENWYSCGEGEVSEIESDTGSPIGGTSGGGVRVAARRSSSAPPRFNIHPLYQHVLLYLQLYDSSRALHALSAIVAILRAAPSGFVSAISTTSINNTYTPQLSLLQNLLARHRVSVMGKDFYSPIPQDSHSHTFRSAMYLEIIISLCLYFLRSYYSAHVSAGPQDLAGNRAMQLTSVEVLTLLFSELVKVTGGSAKGFASFISDVLSKCKVQKVVLHCLLSSIFSAQKWHDQRVAGVNMASVEEGLSEDSIINLSEDQIDSCSSVQSQLLRLLQSLVVLEHRVLGPADEGVDGGPATGVAGGGGTGSGAGAGFEFLGGEVEHVNPQQPMTSLQYLHGQPITAQGMFLCAVIRALHQHHACKMHPQWIGLITATLPYMGRVLRRVVASVTLQLCRNLDNLLQQYRYETGITDKRPQWMALCIPPDLILTVLEGVTAIIHYCLLDPTSQYHQLQVSVDQKHLAEARLGILSILHTIMSSVTLLWSVLHQADNSDKPAAASAASTSNINLGSTKNLRQQILELLGPISMNHGAHFMAAIAYVWNERKQVMTAVRNKVIPLASEEQLLLVELVRSVSAMRTETVIQTVREVLKQPPAIAKDKKHLSLEVCMLQFFYAYVQRIPVSSLVDSWPSLLALLKDSVPLGLPAPGQFLILGVLNEFILKNPNLESKKDQRELQDVTHKVVEAIVTIAGSSLEQTTWLRRNLEVKASPQIIVDGTNLEADVENLMFTVMEASNFTPSVYSVHALTLLAEVLAHLLDMVFYSDEKERVIPLLVNIMHYVVPYLRNHSTHNAPSYRACIQLLSSLSGYQYTRRAWKKEAFDLFMDHTFFQMDSSCVSHWRAIIDHLMTHDKTTFRDLMTRVAVAQSSSLSLFTNRDAELEQRAMLLKRLAFTIYSSEVDQYQKYLPDIQERLVESLRLPQVPILHAQVFLFFRVLLLRMSPQHLTSLWPTMITELVQVFLLMEQELTADEDMSRTSGPSVAGLETTYSGGNGFSTSYNSQRWLNLYLSACKLLDLALALPPESLPQFQMYRWAFIPEASDDSGMEVRRQGTHQREFKPYVVRLAKLLRKRAKKNPEEDFSTRTLTWEPGHLMLTLYVIRSMEQLLPFFNMLCQVFNSKSRSGLACAHNHTDVAIPGRKDGHKLESQKVFWSQARQTIEEMVEKDFLEGLIKT